From a single Callithrix jacchus isolate 240 chromosome 5, calJac240_pri, whole genome shotgun sequence genomic region:
- the MINK1 gene encoding misshapen-like kinase 1 isoform X47 — translation MGDPAPARSLDDIDLSALRDPAGIFELVEVVGNGTYGQVYKGRHVKTGQLAAIKVMDVTEDEEEEIKQEINMLKKYSHHRNIATYYGAFIKKSPPGNDDQLWLVMEFCGAGSVTDLVKNTKGNALKEDCIAYICREILRGLAHLHAHKVIHRDIKGQNVLLTENAEVKLVDFGVSAQLDRTVGRRNTFIGTPYWMAPEVIACDENPDATYDYRSDIWSLGITAIEMAEGAPPLCDMHPMRALFLIPRNPPPRLKSKKWSKKFIDFIDTCLIKTYLSRPPTEQLLKFPFIRDQPTERQVRIQLKDHIDRSRKKRGEKEETEYEYSGSEEEDDSHGEEGEPSSIMNVPGESTLRREFLRLQQENKSNSEALKQQQQLQQQQQRDPEAHIKHLLHQRQRRIEEQKEERRRVEEQQRREREQRKLQEKEQRRLEDMQALRREEERRQAEREQEYKRKQLEEQRQSERLQRQLQQEHAYLKSLQQQQQQQQLQKQQQQILPGDRKPLYQYGRAMNPADKPAWAREVEERTRLNKQQNSPLAKSKPSSTGPEPPIPQASPGPPGPLSQTPPMQRPVEPQEGPHKSLQDQPTRNLAAFPASHDPDPAIPAPTATPSARGAVIRQNSDPTSEGPGPSPNPPAWVRPDNEAPPKVPQRTSSIATALNTSGAGGSRPAQAVRASNPDLRRSDPGWERSDSVLPASHGHLPQAGSLERNRVGASSKLDSSPVLSPGNKAKPDDHRSRPGRPADFVLLKERTLDEAPRPPKKAMDYSSSSEEVESSEEDEEEGEGEPSEGSRDTPGGRSDGDTDSISTMVVHDVEEITGTQPPYGGGTMVVQRTPEEERSLLHADSNGYTNLPDVVQPSHSPTENSKGQSPPSKDGSSDYQSRGLVKAPGKSSFTMFVDLGIYQPGGSGDTIPVTALVGGEGTRLDQLQYDVRKGSVVNVNPTNTRAHSETPEIRKYKKRFNSEILCAALWGVNLLVGTENGLMLLDRSGQGKVYGLIGRRRFQQMDVLEGLNLLITISGKRNKLRVYYLSWLRNKILHNDPEVEKKQGWTTVGDMEGCGHYRVVKYERIKFLVIALKSSVEVYAWAPKPYHKFMAFKSFADLPHRPLLVDLTVEEGQRLKVIYGSSAGFHAVDVDSGNSYDIYIPVHIQSQITPHAIIFLPNTDGMEMLLCYEDEGVYVNTYGRIIKDVVLQWGEMPTSVAYICSNQIMGWGEKAIEIRSVETGHLDGVFMHKRAQRLKFLCERNDKVFFASVRSGGSSQVYFMTLNRNCIMNW, via the exons GACCCTGCTGGGATCTTTGAGCTTGTGGAGGTGGTCGGCAATGGAACCTACGGACAGGTGTACAAG GGTCGGCATGTCAAGACTGGGCAGCTGGCTGCCATCAAGGTCATGGATGTCACGGAG GACGAAGAGGAAGAGATCAAACAGGAGATCAACATGCTGAAAAAATACTCTCACCACCGCAACATTGCCACCTACTATGGAGCCTTCATCAAGAAGAGCCCCCCAGGAAACGACGACCAGCTCTGG CTGGTGATGGAGTTCTGTGGTGCTGGTTCAGTGACTGACCTGGTAAAGAACACGAAAGGAAATGCCCTGAAGGAGGACTGCATCGCCTACATCTGCAGGGAGATTCTCAGG GGTCTGGCCCATCTCCATGCCCACAAGGTGATACATCGAGACATCAAGGGGCAGAATGTGCTGCTGACAGAGAATGCTGAGGTCAAGCTAG TGGATTTTGGGGTGAGTGCTCAGCTGGACCGTACTGTGGGAAGACGGAACACTTTCATTGGGACTCCCTATTGGATGGCCCCAGAGGTCATAGCCTGTGATGAGAACCCTGATGCCACCTACGATTACAGG AGTGACATTTGGTCTCTAGGAATCACAGCCATCGAGATGGCAGAGGGAGCCCCCC CTCTGTGTGACATGCACCCCATGCGAGCCCTCTTCCTCATTCCTCGGAAcccaccacccaggctcaagtccAAGAAGTG GTCTAAGAAGTTTATTGACTTCATTGACACATGTCTCATCAAGACTTACCTGAGCCGTCCCCCAACGGAGCAGCTACTGAAGTTTCCCTTCATCCGGGACCAGCCCACGGAGCGGCAGGTCCGCATCCAGCTTAAGGACCACATTGACCGATCCCGGAAGAAGCGGGGTGAGAAAG AGGAGACAGAATATGAGTACAGCGGCAGTGAGGAGGAAGATGACAGCCATGGAGAGGAAGGAGAGCCAAG CTCCATCATGAACGTGCCTGGAGAGTCGACTCTACGTCGGGAATTTCTCCGGCTCCAGCAGGAAAATAAGAGCAACTCAGAGGCTTTAAAACAGCAGCAACAGCTGCAACAGCAGCAACAGCGAGACCCCGAGGCACACATCAAACACCTGCTGCACCAACGGCAGCGGCGCATAGAGGAACAGAAGGAAGAGCGGCGCCGTGTCGAGGAG CAACAGCGGCGGGAACGGGAGCAGCGGAAGCTGCAGGAGAAGGAGCAGCGACGGCTAGAGGACATGCAGGCCCTGCGGCGGGAGGAGGAGCGGCGGCAGGCGGAGCGCGAGCAG GAATACAAGAGGAAGCAGCTAGAGGAGCAGCGGCAGTCAGAGCGTCTGCAGAGGCAACTACAGCAGGAGCATGCCTACCTCAAGtccctgcagcagcagcagcagcagcagcagcttcagaaacagcagcagcagatCCTGCCCGGGGACAGGAAGCCCCTGTACCAATATGGTCGGGCCATGAATCCCGCTGATAAACCAGCCTGGGCCCGAGAG GTAGAAGAAAGAACAAGGTTGAACAAGCAGCAGAACTCTCCCCTGGCCAAGAGCAAGCCAAGCAGCACAGGGCCTGAGCCCCCGATCCCCCAGGCCTCCCCGGGACCCCCAGGACCCCTTTCCCAGACTCCTCCTATGCAGAGGCCGGTGGAGCCCCAGGAGGGACCACACAAG TCCCTGCAGGACCAGCCCACCCGAAACCTGGCTGCCTTCCCAGCCTCCCATGACCCCGACCCTGCCATCCCTGcacccactgccacacccagTGCCCGAGGAGCTGTCATCCGCCAGAATTCAGACCCTACCTCTGAAGGACCTGGCCCCAGCCCGAACCCCCCAGCCTGGGTCCGCCCAGATAATGAGGCCCCACCCAAG GTGCCTCAGAGGACCTCATCTATCGCCACTGCCCTTAACACCAGTGGGGCTGGAGGCTCCCGGCCAGCCCAGGCAGTCCGTGCCAG TAACCCTGACCTCAGGAGGAGCGACCCTGGCTGGGAACGCTCAGACAGCGTCCTCCCAGCCTCTCACGGGCACCTCCCCCAGGCTGGCTCACTGGAGCGGAACCGTGTGGGAG CCTCCTCCAAACTGGACAGCTCCCCAGTGCTCTCCCCTGGGAATAAAGCCAAGCCTGATGACCACCGTTCTCGGCCAGGCCGGCCCGCA GACTTCGTGTTGCTGAAAGAACGGACCCTGGACGAggcccctcggcctcccaagaaagCCATGGACTACTCATCATCCAGCGAGGAGGTGGAGAGCagtgaggaggatgaggaggagggcGAAGGCGAGCCATCAGAGGGGAGCAGAGACACCCCTGGGGGCCG CAGCGATGGGGATACAGACAGCATCAGCACCATGGTGGTCCACGATGTTGAGGAGATCACCGGGACCCAGCCCCCGTATGGGGGCGGCACCATGGTGGTCCAGCGT ACCCCTGAAGAGGAGCGGAGCCTGCTGCATGCTGACAGCAACGGGTACACAAACCTGCCTGATGTGGTCCAGCCCAGCCACTCCCCCACCGAGAACAGCAAAGGCCAAAGCCCGCCCTCAAAGGATGGGAGCAGTGAC TACCAGTCTCGTGGGCTGGTAAAGGCCCCTGGCAAGAGCTCATTCACGATGTTTGTGGATCTTGGGATCTACCAGCCTGGAGGCAGTGGGGACACCATCCCCGTCACAG CCCTAGTGGGTGGAGAGGGCACTCGGCTCGACCAGCTGCAGTACGACGTGAGGAAGGGTTCTGTGGTCAACGTGAATCCCACCAACACCCGGGCCCACAGTGAAACCCCTGAGATCCGGAAGTACAAGAAGCGATTCAACTCCGAGATTCTCTGTGCAGCCCTTTGGG GGGTCAACCTGCTGGTGGGCACGGAGAATGGGCTGATGTTGCTGGACCGAAGCGGACAGGGCAAGGTGTATGGACTCATTGGGCGGCGACGCTTCCAGCAAATGGATGTGCTGGAGGGGCTCAACCTGCTCATCACCATCTCAG GGAAAAGGAACAAACTGCGGGTGTATTACCTGTCCTGGCTCCGGAACAAGATTCTGCACAACGACCCAGAAGTGGAGAAGAAGCAGGGCTGGACCACTGTTGGGGACATGGAGGGCTGCGGCCACTACCGTGTTG TGAAATATGAGCGGATTAAGTTCTTGGTCATCGCCCTCAAGAGCTCCGTGGAGGTGTATGCCTGGGCCCCGAAACCCTACCACAAATTCATGGCCTTCAAG TCCTTTGCCGACCTCCCTCACCGCCCTCTGCTGGTCGACCTGACAGTGGAGGAGGGGCAGCGGCTCAAGGTCATCTATGGCTCCAGTGCTGGCTTCCATGCCGTGGATGTCGACTCGGGGAACAGCTATGACATCTACATCCCTGTGCAT atCCAGAGCCAGATCACGCCCCATGCCATCATCTTCCTCCCCAACACCGACGGCATGGAGATGCTGCTGTGCTATGAGGACGAGGGTGTCTACGTCAACACGTACGGGCGGATCATCAAGGATGTGGTGCTGCAGTGGGGAGAGATGCCCACCTCTGTGG CCTACATCTGCTCCAACCAGATAATGGGCTGGGGTGAGAAAGCCATTGAGATCCGCTCTGTGGAGACAGGACACCTGGACGGGGTCTTCATGCACAAACGAGCCCAGAGGCTCAAGTTCCTGTGTGAGCGGAATGACAAG GTGTTTTTTGCCTCAGTCCGCTCTGGGGGCAGCAGCCAAGTTTACTTCATGACTCTGAACCGTAACTGCATCATGAACTGGTGA
- the MINK1 gene encoding misshapen-like kinase 1 isoform X45, whose protein sequence is MGDPAPARSLDDIDLSALRDPAGIFELVEVVGNGTYGQVYKGRHVKTGQLAAIKVMDVTEDEEEEIKQEINMLKKYSHHRNIATYYGAFIKKSPPGNDDQLWLVMEFCGAGSVTDLVKNTKGNALKEDCIAYICREILRGLAHLHAHKVIHRDIKGQNVLLTENAEVKLVDFGVSAQLDRTVGRRNTFIGTPYWMAPEVIACDENPDATYDYRSDIWSLGITAIEMAEGAPPLCDMHPMRALFLIPRNPPPRLKSKKWSKKFIDFIDTCLIKTYLSRPPTEQLLKFPFIRDQPTERQVRIQLKDHIDRSRKKRGEKEETEYEYSGSEEEDDSHGEEGEPSSIMNVPGESTLRREFLRLQQENKSNSEALKQQQQLQQQQQRDPEAHIKHLLHQRQRRIEEQKEERRRVEEQQRREREQRKLQEKEQRRLEDMQALRREEERRQAEREQEYKRKQLEEQRQSERLQRQLQQEHAYLKSLQQQQQQQQLQKQQQQILPGDRKPLYQYGRAMNPADKPAWAREVEERTRLNKQQNSPLAKSKPSSTGPEPPIPQASPGPPGPLSQTPPMQRPVEPQEGPHKSLQDQPTRNLAAFPASHDPDPAIPAPTATPSARGAVIRQNSDPTSEGPGPSPNPPAWVRPDNEAPPKVPQRTSSIATALNTSGAGGSRPAQAVRASNPDLRRSDPGWERSDSVLPASHGHLPQAGSLERNRVGASSKLDSSPVLSPGNKAKPDDHRSRPGRPASYKRAIGEDFVLLKERTLDEAPRPPKKAMDYSSSSEEVESSEEDEEEGEGEPSEGSRDTPGGRDGDTDSISTMVVHDVEEITGTQPPYGGGTMVVQRTPEEERSLLHADSNGYTNLPDVVQPSHSPTENSKGQSPPSKDGSSDYQSRGLVKAPGKSSFTMFVDLGIYQPGGSGDTIPVTALVGGEGTRLDQLQYDVRKGSVVNVNPTNTRAHSETPEIRKYKKRFNSEILCAALWGVNLLVGTENGLMLLDRSGQGKVYGLIGRRRFQQMDVLEGLNLLITISGKRNKLRVYYLSWLRNKILHNDPEVEKKQGWTTVGDMEGCGHYRVVKYERIKFLVIALKSSVEVYAWAPKPYHKFMAFKSFADLPHRPLLVDLTVEEGQRLKVIYGSSAGFHAVDVDSGNSYDIYIPVHIQSQITPHAIIFLPNTDGMEMLLCYEDEGVYVNTYGRIIKDVVLQWGEMPTSVAYICSNQIMGWGEKAIEIRSVETGHLDGVFMHKRAQRLKFLCERNDKVFFASVRSGGSSQVYFMTLNRNCIMNW, encoded by the exons GACCCTGCTGGGATCTTTGAGCTTGTGGAGGTGGTCGGCAATGGAACCTACGGACAGGTGTACAAG GGTCGGCATGTCAAGACTGGGCAGCTGGCTGCCATCAAGGTCATGGATGTCACGGAG GACGAAGAGGAAGAGATCAAACAGGAGATCAACATGCTGAAAAAATACTCTCACCACCGCAACATTGCCACCTACTATGGAGCCTTCATCAAGAAGAGCCCCCCAGGAAACGACGACCAGCTCTGG CTGGTGATGGAGTTCTGTGGTGCTGGTTCAGTGACTGACCTGGTAAAGAACACGAAAGGAAATGCCCTGAAGGAGGACTGCATCGCCTACATCTGCAGGGAGATTCTCAGG GGTCTGGCCCATCTCCATGCCCACAAGGTGATACATCGAGACATCAAGGGGCAGAATGTGCTGCTGACAGAGAATGCTGAGGTCAAGCTAG TGGATTTTGGGGTGAGTGCTCAGCTGGACCGTACTGTGGGAAGACGGAACACTTTCATTGGGACTCCCTATTGGATGGCCCCAGAGGTCATAGCCTGTGATGAGAACCCTGATGCCACCTACGATTACAGG AGTGACATTTGGTCTCTAGGAATCACAGCCATCGAGATGGCAGAGGGAGCCCCCC CTCTGTGTGACATGCACCCCATGCGAGCCCTCTTCCTCATTCCTCGGAAcccaccacccaggctcaagtccAAGAAGTG GTCTAAGAAGTTTATTGACTTCATTGACACATGTCTCATCAAGACTTACCTGAGCCGTCCCCCAACGGAGCAGCTACTGAAGTTTCCCTTCATCCGGGACCAGCCCACGGAGCGGCAGGTCCGCATCCAGCTTAAGGACCACATTGACCGATCCCGGAAGAAGCGGGGTGAGAAAG AGGAGACAGAATATGAGTACAGCGGCAGTGAGGAGGAAGATGACAGCCATGGAGAGGAAGGAGAGCCAAG CTCCATCATGAACGTGCCTGGAGAGTCGACTCTACGTCGGGAATTTCTCCGGCTCCAGCAGGAAAATAAGAGCAACTCAGAGGCTTTAAAACAGCAGCAACAGCTGCAACAGCAGCAACAGCGAGACCCCGAGGCACACATCAAACACCTGCTGCACCAACGGCAGCGGCGCATAGAGGAACAGAAGGAAGAGCGGCGCCGTGTCGAGGAG CAACAGCGGCGGGAACGGGAGCAGCGGAAGCTGCAGGAGAAGGAGCAGCGACGGCTAGAGGACATGCAGGCCCTGCGGCGGGAGGAGGAGCGGCGGCAGGCGGAGCGCGAGCAG GAATACAAGAGGAAGCAGCTAGAGGAGCAGCGGCAGTCAGAGCGTCTGCAGAGGCAACTACAGCAGGAGCATGCCTACCTCAAGtccctgcagcagcagcagcagcagcagcagcttcagaaacagcagcagcagatCCTGCCCGGGGACAGGAAGCCCCTGTACCAATATGGTCGGGCCATGAATCCCGCTGATAAACCAGCCTGGGCCCGAGAG GTAGAAGAAAGAACAAGGTTGAACAAGCAGCAGAACTCTCCCCTGGCCAAGAGCAAGCCAAGCAGCACAGGGCCTGAGCCCCCGATCCCCCAGGCCTCCCCGGGACCCCCAGGACCCCTTTCCCAGACTCCTCCTATGCAGAGGCCGGTGGAGCCCCAGGAGGGACCACACAAG TCCCTGCAGGACCAGCCCACCCGAAACCTGGCTGCCTTCCCAGCCTCCCATGACCCCGACCCTGCCATCCCTGcacccactgccacacccagTGCCCGAGGAGCTGTCATCCGCCAGAATTCAGACCCTACCTCTGAAGGACCTGGCCCCAGCCCGAACCCCCCAGCCTGGGTCCGCCCAGATAATGAGGCCCCACCCAAG GTGCCTCAGAGGACCTCATCTATCGCCACTGCCCTTAACACCAGTGGGGCTGGAGGCTCCCGGCCAGCCCAGGCAGTCCGTGCCAG TAACCCTGACCTCAGGAGGAGCGACCCTGGCTGGGAACGCTCAGACAGCGTCCTCCCAGCCTCTCACGGGCACCTCCCCCAGGCTGGCTCACTGGAGCGGAACCGTGTGGGAG CCTCCTCCAAACTGGACAGCTCCCCAGTGCTCTCCCCTGGGAATAAAGCCAAGCCTGATGACCACCGTTCTCGGCCAGGCCGGCCCGCA AGCTATAAGCGAGCAATTGGTGAG GACTTCGTGTTGCTGAAAGAACGGACCCTGGACGAggcccctcggcctcccaagaaagCCATGGACTACTCATCATCCAGCGAGGAGGTGGAGAGCagtgaggaggatgaggaggagggcGAAGGCGAGCCATCAGAGGGGAGCAGAGACACCCCTGGGGGCCG CGATGGGGATACAGACAGCATCAGCACCATGGTGGTCCACGATGTTGAGGAGATCACCGGGACCCAGCCCCCGTATGGGGGCGGCACCATGGTGGTCCAGCGT ACCCCTGAAGAGGAGCGGAGCCTGCTGCATGCTGACAGCAACGGGTACACAAACCTGCCTGATGTGGTCCAGCCCAGCCACTCCCCCACCGAGAACAGCAAAGGCCAAAGCCCGCCCTCAAAGGATGGGAGCAGTGAC TACCAGTCTCGTGGGCTGGTAAAGGCCCCTGGCAAGAGCTCATTCACGATGTTTGTGGATCTTGGGATCTACCAGCCTGGAGGCAGTGGGGACACCATCCCCGTCACAG CCCTAGTGGGTGGAGAGGGCACTCGGCTCGACCAGCTGCAGTACGACGTGAGGAAGGGTTCTGTGGTCAACGTGAATCCCACCAACACCCGGGCCCACAGTGAAACCCCTGAGATCCGGAAGTACAAGAAGCGATTCAACTCCGAGATTCTCTGTGCAGCCCTTTGGG GGGTCAACCTGCTGGTGGGCACGGAGAATGGGCTGATGTTGCTGGACCGAAGCGGACAGGGCAAGGTGTATGGACTCATTGGGCGGCGACGCTTCCAGCAAATGGATGTGCTGGAGGGGCTCAACCTGCTCATCACCATCTCAG GGAAAAGGAACAAACTGCGGGTGTATTACCTGTCCTGGCTCCGGAACAAGATTCTGCACAACGACCCAGAAGTGGAGAAGAAGCAGGGCTGGACCACTGTTGGGGACATGGAGGGCTGCGGCCACTACCGTGTTG TGAAATATGAGCGGATTAAGTTCTTGGTCATCGCCCTCAAGAGCTCCGTGGAGGTGTATGCCTGGGCCCCGAAACCCTACCACAAATTCATGGCCTTCAAG TCCTTTGCCGACCTCCCTCACCGCCCTCTGCTGGTCGACCTGACAGTGGAGGAGGGGCAGCGGCTCAAGGTCATCTATGGCTCCAGTGCTGGCTTCCATGCCGTGGATGTCGACTCGGGGAACAGCTATGACATCTACATCCCTGTGCAT atCCAGAGCCAGATCACGCCCCATGCCATCATCTTCCTCCCCAACACCGACGGCATGGAGATGCTGCTGTGCTATGAGGACGAGGGTGTCTACGTCAACACGTACGGGCGGATCATCAAGGATGTGGTGCTGCAGTGGGGAGAGATGCCCACCTCTGTGG CCTACATCTGCTCCAACCAGATAATGGGCTGGGGTGAGAAAGCCATTGAGATCCGCTCTGTGGAGACAGGACACCTGGACGGGGTCTTCATGCACAAACGAGCCCAGAGGCTCAAGTTCCTGTGTGAGCGGAATGACAAG GTGTTTTTTGCCTCAGTCCGCTCTGGGGGCAGCAGCCAAGTTTACTTCATGACTCTGAACCGTAACTGCATCATGAACTGGTGA